TCTCATACACATATTTCCAACACTCATATACAAATCCAGCAAAGATGTACACACATGGaattgtgtgtgtttaaataaCTTCACAGTCAAATAGCAAACAGGAACAATTGGAGGGTATTGTATCACACTTAATTGTTTATCCATGTGTATTAGCTGGGTAATATAAAGCAATTTAGATGTAGCAGGACACACCCAGATAGAAGTCCTTCACCTTCTTGTAAATCGATGTGATATGAGATAGTGTGATGACCATCCCCAATTCAAGTCTTGTAACAGTTGCTTTGCCAGCATGGCAGCATCTGGCAGTCAAACGTCCGACAAGCCCAAACATCCAACATGTGGCAGCCTGCTGCAACTCCCAAGTAAACGGATGCATGTTTGGGTGAGTGTCAAAGAAATCAATtagccaatcaatcaatcatatgACTTGTCCCCCAATAGATCATCTCAAAAGAAGAATGAGAGTGTAGTGGACTACTGACTGCTATCTTCAATTGTCGCTGCGTGGCGtgggcagggcttgacattggtaccagccaaatggccaaatgctggtaaaacataGCTATGGCTGGTAACAagttcagtctcactagccactttggcaggtaagtCATTCTtcggtgtgacaaatcacagtaagTGCATTAAATGTTTGTATTTACATGTAAGAATATGGCAATGGTGAACTGCTCAGACGGTCAGGCTGAATGCAGGAGTTTTTCCATGGAGTCCTGGGTGGAAAAAGAGTCCAGGCTCCCCTGCTCCTGCTGGGGCTGGCAGAAGCTAcagtcctcctcctgttcctgctcCACCGGCATCGGCATCATCAGATGGACAGGccctgaagaaagaaagaaagaaagaggtggcCCTTATTATAAAATCATTAGGGAAGAATAAGGCTTAGGCACGATTCTACAGACCTTAAGGtacactgtttttttctgttaccATTTTTTTCTGTTACAATTAGAAGATTCACACAGAGATTGGTAACGGGAGTGTTGGAAATTGGCCTGAAATAATGACGACGAATGGCCCAATAAACCCTGTGCCCAAGAAAAGAGTGAATTGCAGCATCCTGTCCATTTTGCAGTCAAATAAAATTGCTCCATTGAGGACATTTGCAATAATGAAACACATTGAAATGGTTGCTTAAGGAGTGTTTAGTGTGAAGAAATTAACTGCCTACGTTCTCTTCCAGGTAAAATGAATCATGCCAGCTATTGTGTGTTGGTTACCAAGGTTACTAAAAGCCTGCAtgtaggcagagagagtagaagtTTGCACACTTCAACTCTGACTGAAGATGAATTCCTACTGAAGGTTTATAAACCTTCAGCCTGGGTTGCACTGTGCAGACTAATAAATAAACCGGCAATGTGGGGTTTGCGTACATTTagggttctttctaatatcctaactcccatcctcccttgctcacttgcctgcttgtggccctgtgatgacgtcactgatgacagaagtgtattgtattattattattatcattatctatattgtctttttgactttatttatgataggacagtgaaggtggtgacaggaatcgaacctggctcagccgcatggtagacaaaaGCCCTACCgtttggtcacggcagggccagaaGTGTGTTTCCATGTctcacaaaagcgcaattctaatgtcattttgtcattttcaatCGGGATGatgaatagtccctcaaaagttgttgtggcaaggctgacattGAGGCGTAGTGTCAGTGaaaggcgaggccacaagcacaggccgggGATGGGggtccgcatattggaaagaaCCCTTACTCTTCTAAGGACCAAATGGCTGCATTCTGTACCTGGTGATTTGGGAGGCTCCTGGGGAGGCGTCTTGAAGGGCGCCTCCTTGCCTGTTGTCATCTGCTTCAGGATAAAGGCAAAAATGACAACGCATGCAGCTGCAAGTAGTACGCAAAACACAGCCACAGGGATCCATATCGTCATGGTTGTGTCATctgggaaaggaaaagagagaagagaagagaagaggagaggagaagagaagaggaggaacacAAATGAAGAACATCTGACAAGTGTTCCAAAGAGATTTGAAGTATTTGTTGACTGACATGTCTTtggggtgaaatttgaaattagccCAACTAATTGTGCAACTCCAAAAAGAAATGGCTTGTCTTCAAGTAGGCTACCGCCTAGCACAAGGATAGTGTGAGCAGTACAACTTCATGTTGAATTTACCGTCTGGCTTTCTGGCTGGATGGACCGCTGGGGTCAGGCTGCGACTGTGTTTGGTTGTGGTGCGTGCTGTGGTGGTTTTCAGCAGGGGAGCGGCACACTTGGTGTCAGAGGAGCTGGTGCCATTGGACACCACAACCTGCCCTGCAGGACAcctacaggaaacacacacagcaggggtgagtttctcaaaagagaagttgttagcctgatagcaacttaggtagttgccaatgggaaaatgcattgaaaacaacaaagtagctaatgtagtaagcaactttggttttgagaaattcaccccagagtagGAGCAGTTACAGGACTGACACAGtcaagggtgaaagtagttttctttattctttttttttttgcctttttcgacttcatttgataggacagtgtgagaggtggacaggaagcgaattgggagagatacggggagaggtcggcaaaggacccgggccgggaatcgaaaccgggttagccacatggcaggcgagtgccctaccggttggccacggcagggccgggtgaaagtagttttcatgtcttacagtGCTACCAGTGCTGTTTTTCAAGGATATTCTTCCTAACAACCGCCCTTCCAATGCCAACATCAGAAAGAGCGCTAACACAATAAGCGTGGCCTACAGATCTACTATAACGTTGTATGACTATTTCAGGTAACTTCAAGCTATTATCTTCATAAGACATTTGTTTCGAATGGTGTGGTTGTATGTTCTCTACTTTGATAGAAttttccagcctgatctccaaaaattccgtgctcctggacacggatgttaaggacacgaaatccgtgtccaggagcacggattttgccaaaattccgtgctcctggacacagaattgttttccgtgctcctggacacggaattgttttccgtgatgggcacacggaagtgctctataggctattaccacaacactgtgttaactctatcattacaaaatacatactgctaatcctaagcaaatgctaatcctaaacaaaataatgccatagcaatttaagttgtgccctgaccaaaacattccctagccttaacctgtcattaaagacatatttttgagaaataccttttccagttggttgctaggctatcaaattcatataatgattgGAAGAAAACTAGCTGTTCCCAGAccgaaacaatccctaaccctaacctgtcagtaagaaatgttttttttttagaacaaatatttgaaattagaaaaatcctgagaaaccACAaggctgtggaaacatagagctgtgggagtatagagagagcacttctgtgtgtccatcacggaaaataattctgtgtccactgtccaggagcatggaattttggcgaaatccgtgctcctggacacagattttgtgtccttaacatccgtgtccaggagcacagaatttttggagatcatgttgaattTTCACTGTGGGTTTTTGTCCAGCATCCTTaaccctattctcttaccggtactgcgcactGGCTGTACATTTTATGCTGCTGCGCgcacctgtctactttcaccactgaagaatcatgatcatcatcaccacccccaccatctaAGGATACATTGGATAGAATACTGTAAGTATCTTACTTTGTCCACGGTATACACTGGTGATCCATCTGTTCACTGAAGGTTCCCTCTGGGCATCTCTCACAGTGACCTGCaaacaataaagcaatcaataaACAATACTCACCCCGACCCCCGAccagaacacaacacacaacacagatcaCACTTTACCTCctgtctacagtaggcctacatgttatgtaCAGCAATGCAATGCCATGTAATGTACAGTGAACAAAATTCataagacaccgcacactgctcaAGCCTAACCACTGTCAAAAGagcaaacctgatgacgcactgggcgaaacgcgttgtgcgctccgaaaaataaagtaagaaaaaaacagtaggcctaagcagtgtgcggtgtcttttgaattttgttcattgttctcctgcctcacacctacacctgcattgctgagggcttgtgcacaaggactctcttgaactttgaccATGTAATGTACCTTGTCTGAGCTCTTCTCCTGGTCCACACTGTCTGGTACACCTGGAGCAGGAGGCATCAGTGCACCTGTAGCCTTTCTTGCAGCCACACACAGTGTCAGTGGAGCCATGACACTGCTTTATCAAGACCTGGGGGTCTGGAACAGAGACCATGGAGATTACAAACAGGTGCAAAGAATGATTCGACTAGAAATGAATGACACTTTTATGTCTTACTATGTCATCTTACTACATTACGTTTATGGAGTCTTAGGGTAGGGCCGCTTGCCTTTTATCGACggcaaaaaaaaacctgacacgagaagaaaagaaaaaataacagtaTAACTTACCATGACATTGGGTGCATGGTCCACACTTAGTGTCTGTGGTGCTGGTACCACTGGTCAACACCATCTGCCCTGGAGGACACCTAAGCACACACAGCATCAAACAGTAGCAGTTACAGGACTGTCACAAATATtaggatcaatcaatcaatcaatcaatcatcatcatcaccatcatcaccatcatcatcaccatcatcatcatcatcatcatcttcttcttcatcatcgtcCCCATTGGCACATCATAAGACAGATTGCAAGACACATCGCACAGAATAAGTATCTTACTTGGTCCATGGCATACACTGGTGATGAGTCTGACTGTTGAAGGTCCCCTCTGAGCATTTCACACAGCGTCCTGCGAACAATACAAGAAGAATAATTTCAAACATTGGGACACATCTTATGATCCATTCAGGTAGCATTATTGATGAAAACCACAAGCGAAACTTCATTTACACTTTTCAGCAACCGGAAAAAGAATATTTGCCCCGATCCCAGAACAAAGCAACACACAGAGCAGATCCCAGTGTAACCATGGCTAAACGtattgtgatgtaatgtaaatgtagggacagtgtaatgtaacataatgtacacTGTACCTCGTTTAGGCTCTTCTCCTGGTCCACACTCTTGGGTACACATGGAGCATGAGGCATCAGTGCACCTGTAGCCTTTCTTGCAGCCACACACAGTGTCAGCAGTGCTATTACACGGCTTTGTCACGACCTGGGGGTCTGGAACAGAGACCATGGATGTTACAAACAGGTGCAAAGGATGATTTGAGCAGAAAGGAGTGGTTTATGTCATGACACTGCTCTATCAAGATCTTAGAGAACAGAGACCATGACGATTACAAACAGGTGCAAAGGATGATTTGAGCAGAAAGGGGTGGTTTAGTTTATGTCATGACACTGCTCTATCAAGATCTGGGGGTCTAAAACAGACCAACAGACACCATGGTCATCACAAACAGGTGCAAAGGATGATTTGAGCAGATAGGAATGGTTTATGACAGGTTCATGTTAGGTTTATGTCATGACACTTCTCTATCAATATCTGGGGGTCTAGAACAGAGACCAACAGACAACATGGTCACGGACGCACACAGAGGCTAAACACACACTGATAACAGAATAGTTGGACTCAAGCTAGTCGATAAGTTCGACATTTAATAGTGATTAAAATTGAGTAATAAACCTTGTgtgtaaggtaaaaaaaaaacctgactgtCTTACCAATACACTGGTTGCATATGGAGCACTCCCACGGCGAATCTGTTTTTGTGTAAGTTCCAGGGTCGCATGGAGTACAGAGCGCATTTCTGTCCCCGCCGCATTCCTCCACCCGCCGGTTCCCTGCCGGAGCAACACACAGAGGGCGCACACACGCTAAAATCAGTTGCGCTGCGGTCATCTGAGCGCAACACAAGGAGCGCTAGGACGTCAAACCAGGCGGCGAGTTGCGCTCACTCGCTTCGGCTAATGGAATCATTAGGCCTAAATGATAAATTAAATATTGATAATTACTTCAATTGTTATAATTATTTGCTTTAGCACATTCCCAAATGCCTGGGTATTAAATTTCACAGGCTTACTCTAATCATCAAAGAAACAACCCAAATTCTCAGATTCTTCGTAACAGGcaattcaaatcaaatcaaagaaATAAGTGACGTTAGACAAATACCTGGGTAGCATTTCCTGCAACATACTTGGTCCGATGAAATAGCGTCCCATAATTGGCATCCGATTTCAGCATCACTGGTAGAAGCCAAAGGACTCAGCAGGAGCAAAGTGGTTATCATTGTCCGGAGCACTGCCATCTTCCAAAATGTATAGATCATAATATGGGCTAATACAAGAATGAACACAGTCGAATCCTGAATGGTCAAACTAATTTTAGGAAATTAACCTATACGACACACGTTAGATAAATTACACAGCACATCCATAGTCTAAATGTCTGGAGCATCTGGCTCTTGCAGTCAGAAACCCATACCAAACTTCATCAGTGCTGAAGGTAAATAAGTTAACGTCAAGATGCTATGCCAGGTCTATTATAGCCTATGTATTCATTAGATGACGAGTAGAAAGATTCTTAATAATTTCATATAAGTAATCTGTGACTATCCGTCTAGAGCTGTTTAGTTATTATGTGGGTTGGGTGTGAGTGTGCGCCTGGTTTTTAAAAGTCATGAAGGGGCGGAGCtgttactttcttttttttcttttttgattggCGGTTGTCAGTTCAATGCAAGCCGACTTATTTACATTTTGGGGATTCCTCCACAGGGGGTAACTAACTGGTACTTCCCGATAGTTTCAGTTTTATATAGCCTATTTCCGGGAAACGTTTCCATGTCGCTCCATAAGGAATGCATTTTGTCGCTTTGAAGCTGTCGCGGGTGCTCTGAAGAGCTCTTGAAGTAAGTCCTTGATCATatattttcccccttctttcGGATAGGCTAATTGTAATTTGCTTGAAATAGGCTACTTTGCCGATTTATTCCATCGTTGGTAGAAATACTTAGGAGTTGTTGTAATTGTTCATGGTCGGTGTAACAGAACATTTAGGGCAGTCTCTGGGAATGTGTATTCCGTTTTGAATTAATTTGGACACGAAGACCCCAAAACAAGTTCACCAAGGCTATAGGACTATTTTGCGACTCCTTCTCTGAAATGTAATAGGCCCTATGTCCTGCATGGCGTCACATGTTGGCAGTCTTTACGCAACCAAACTTGTGTCAACAATAGCCTATATATTATTTATAACTGGGAACGTGTAGGTGTAGCAAACCACAACAACccctgtcataataataataataataataataataataataataataataataataatcatcatcatcatcatcatcatcatcatcatcatcatcatcatcatcatcatcatcatcatcatcatcatcatcataggacTTGTTTTATTTAGGGTAACTTTTTTTTCAATAATTTATTTTCCTCATGAAATCACAGTTATGCAGGGTATCATAATGAATATTTGAAGTTTATGTCTATTATGTATCATTTAAATTAGCCTTAAATACTGTTATTGACTTATACGGCATGGCTATAACAGTGAATGCACTTTTGCATAGAATATCTTAATAAATAATTCTGCTCACAGACACATGGATCAATTCCTTTAACGGGATGTGTCTATCGAGACACAAACAAGACTCCAAACTCATCAGCTCAGTGGTTCAAAAACATCCAAACATTTATCCTGAAGTGATACTTAACATTACACAGTGGAGACAGCCAAGTCATGTTTGGCCCTCCATACATGATGCacatctttcactttcttttcatCTGTTAAGAGTGTGCCAGAGTGCCAGAGTTGTGTGTCCACATGCAATAACTACTGCCAAGTTTCAAGAGACCCTCTTTGGACATGCGTCAGCAGTGCTTATTGCTCCATCTACTCACCACACAtttgcgcacgcgcgcacatacacgcacacacgcacacacacacacaggcctggactggtaatctggcatacagggcgtttaATGGTGGGCTGTCTGTTGACTTTTATGTATTTTCTTAGAGTTTGGCCCCCAATTTAGAAGGGCCACTCAAAAGTGACGGCCTGTTTTTGCTTCCAGTCCAGGCCagacctgcacgcacacacacacacacacacacacacacacacacacacacacacacacacacacacacacacacacacacacacacacacacacacacacacacactctctctctcactctctctctctctctcacacacacacagacagagacagacacagacagacagacagacacacacacacacacacacacacacacacacacacacacacacacacacacacacacacacacacacacacacacacacacacacacacacacacacacacacactgcatacacctGTTCTGCTAGAGTCCCATAGCCCAGTGATGCTGTGCCTCTGCTTGTGGTAGTAGTACTGCAGGCCCACCCACTATGACATTTCTGACTCACTGTGTGACACTGACactctccctctga
This Engraulis encrasicolus isolate BLACKSEA-1 chromosome 10, IST_EnEncr_1.0, whole genome shotgun sequence DNA region includes the following protein-coding sequences:
- the tnfrsf9a gene encoding tumor necrosis factor receptor superfamily member 9a, which encodes MIYTFWKMAVLRTMITTLLLLSPLASTSDAEIGCQLWDAISSDQVCCRKCYPGNRRVEECGGDRNALCTPCDPGTYTKTDSPWECSICNQCIDPQVVTKPCNSTADTVCGCKKGYRCTDASCSMCTQECGPGEEPKRGRCVKCSEGTFNSQTHHQCMPWTKCPPGQMVLTSGTSTTDTKCGPCTQCHDPQVLIKQCHGSTDTVCGCKKGYRCTDASCSRCTRQCGPGEELRQGHCERCPEGTFSEQMDHQCIPWTKCPAGQVVVSNGTSSSDTKCAAPLLKTTTARTTTKHSRSLTPAVHPARKPDDDTTMTIWIPVAVFCVLLAAACVVIFAFILKQMTTGKEAPFKTPPQEPPKSPGPVHLMMPMPVEQEQEEDCSFCQPQQEQGSLDSFSTQDSMEKLLHSA